Proteins from one Hydrogenophaga sp. SL48 genomic window:
- a CDS encoding Smr/MutS family protein produces the protein MKLRSLSELKTLQQVIAQRAAAEAAAREAERLRLQRLDREKRLFELAVGPVRPLSAARRAVHPPRHVPPEPRQRQLDEDAVMREALSDDFDVETLLHTDDQLSYHCHGLGPDVMRKLREGHWSIQRQIDLHGLRVDEAREALGRFVRESHQLGLRCVRVVHGKGLGSPGRAPVLKGRVLRWLVQKKEVMAFVQARPAEGGAGALVVLLKSVGR, from the coding sequence ATGAAACTGCGCTCGCTGTCCGAACTCAAGACGCTGCAGCAGGTGATCGCCCAGCGGGCGGCCGCCGAGGCGGCGGCGCGCGAGGCGGAGCGCCTGCGCCTGCAGCGGCTGGACCGTGAGAAGCGACTGTTTGAACTGGCGGTCGGCCCGGTGCGGCCGCTGTCCGCTGCGCGGCGCGCGGTGCACCCGCCGCGCCATGTGCCACCCGAGCCGCGACAGCGCCAGCTCGACGAAGACGCCGTGATGCGCGAGGCCCTGTCGGACGATTTCGATGTGGAAACGCTGCTGCACACCGATGACCAGCTGAGCTACCACTGCCATGGGCTGGGGCCGGACGTGATGCGCAAACTGCGCGAAGGCCACTGGAGCATCCAGCGCCAGATCGACCTGCACGGCCTGCGGGTGGACGAAGCACGCGAGGCGCTGGGCCGCTTCGTTCGCGAGTCGCACCAGCTGGGCCTGCGCTGCGTGCGCGTGGTGCACGGCAAGGGCCTGGGCTCGCCGGGCCGCGCGCCGGTGCTCAAGGGCCGGGTGCTGCGCTGGCTGGTGCAGAAGAAGGAAGTGATGGCTTTCGTTCAGGCGCGGCCGGCCGAGGGCGGGGCCGGGGCGCTGGTGGTGCTGCTCAAGTCTGTGGGGCGCTGA
- a CDS encoding FKBP-type peptidyl-prolyl cis-trans isomerase, with the protein MTQVQDGSFLTLHYRMSGPQGQVIIDTFEGQPATLSLGSGQLSPAIEQRLLGLEEGTRTVIELAAGEAFGERQPEMVQWVARKLLSELGDPHEQYVAGDVVQFPTPDGLGSYAGSAVEVREDGAVLFDFNHPLAGQPVKFEVQLIGVLD; encoded by the coding sequence ATGACCCAAGTCCAAGACGGCTCTTTTCTCACCCTGCACTACCGCATGTCCGGTCCGCAGGGCCAGGTGATCATCGACACGTTCGAGGGGCAGCCCGCCACCTTGAGCCTGGGCTCGGGACAGTTGTCGCCGGCCATCGAGCAGCGCCTGCTGGGTCTGGAGGAGGGCACGCGCACCGTGATCGAGCTGGCCGCCGGCGAAGCTTTCGGCGAGCGCCAGCCCGAGATGGTCCAGTGGGTCGCGCGCAAGCTGCTGAGCGAGCTGGGCGACCCGCACGAACAGTACGTGGCCGGCGACGTGGTGCAGTTCCCCACGCCCGATGGCCTGGGCAGCTACGCCGGCTCGGCGGTCGAGGTGCGCGAAGACGGCGCCGTGCTGTTCGACTTCAACCACCCGCTGGCGGGCCAGCCAGTGAAGTTTGAAGTCCAGCTGATTGGAGTTTTGGATTGA
- the ispH gene encoding 4-hydroxy-3-methylbut-2-enyl diphosphate reductase — MSEILLAEPRGFCAGVDRAIEIVERALAKFGRPIYVRHEIVHNTYVVNDLKDKGAIFIEELSDVPPGATLVFSAHGVSKAVQDEARARGFQIFDATCPLVTKVHVEVAKLHKEGFEFIMIGHKGHPEVEGTMGQLSEGIHLVEDIADVARIQPAQCEKLAVVTQTTLSVDDTVGILEAVKARFPMVREPKQQDICYATQNRQDAVKLMSPQVDIVIVVGSPTSSNSNRLREVAIKLGTPSHMVDNADELQAGWFEGKSRVGLTAGASAPDILVQQVIERLKAFGVIAVRRMDGLTETIKFPLPKGLKITGDGPVEHIH, encoded by the coding sequence ATGAGTGAGATTCTTCTTGCCGAACCGCGTGGCTTCTGCGCCGGCGTGGACCGCGCCATCGAGATCGTCGAGCGCGCGCTGGCCAAGTTTGGCCGGCCGATCTATGTGCGCCACGAGATCGTTCACAACACCTATGTGGTCAACGACCTCAAGGACAAGGGCGCGATCTTCATCGAGGAGCTGTCCGACGTGCCGCCGGGCGCCACGCTGGTGTTTTCGGCGCATGGCGTGAGCAAGGCGGTGCAGGACGAAGCCCGCGCGCGTGGCTTCCAGATCTTCGATGCCACTTGCCCGCTGGTGACCAAGGTGCATGTGGAGGTGGCCAAGCTGCACAAGGAAGGCTTCGAATTCATCATGATCGGCCACAAGGGGCACCCCGAGGTCGAGGGCACCATGGGGCAGCTCAGCGAGGGCATCCACCTGGTGGAGGACATTGCTGACGTGGCCCGGATCCAGCCGGCCCAGTGCGAGAAGCTGGCCGTGGTCACGCAGACCACGCTGTCGGTGGACGACACGGTCGGCATCCTGGAGGCGGTCAAGGCGCGTTTCCCCATGGTGCGCGAGCCCAAGCAGCAGGACATCTGCTACGCCACCCAGAACCGCCAGGACGCGGTCAAGCTCATGAGCCCGCAGGTGGACATCGTGATCGTGGTCGGCAGCCCCACCAGCTCCAACAGCAACCGCCTGCGCGAGGTCGCGATCAAGCTCGGCACGCCCAGCCACATGGTGGACAACGCCGACGAGCTGCAGGCCGGGTGGTTCGAGGGCAAGTCCCGCGTGGGCCTCACGGCCGGGGCGTCGGCGCCCGACATCCTGGTGCAGCAGGTCATCGAGCGCCTGAAGGCCTTTGGCGTCATCGCCGTGCGCCGCATGGACGGCCTGACGGAAACCATCAAGTTCCCGCTGCCCAAGGGGCTGAAGATCACGGGTGACGGCCCGGTTGAACACATACATTAG
- the serS gene encoding serine--tRNA ligase, translated as MLDILQLRKDLDAVVARLDTRKSPQPYLDVAAYQALESERKTLQTRTEALQRQRNSLSKQIGMLKGKGQHAEADAVMAQVGEMKAELESSAARLEVIQAELQNLLLAVPNLPHESVPVGAGEDGNVVVRSWGTPRTFDFEVRDHVDIGEKLGLDFDTGAKLAGSRFTFMRGPIARLHRALAQFMLDVQTQEHGYTECYTPYIVNGETLRGTGQLPKFEGDLFAVKKGGQEGEEMPDTQALYLIPTSEVTLTNVVRDTVLSEAELPIRMTAHTPCFRSEAGSAGRDTRGMIRQHQFDKVEMVQIVHPEKSYEALEAMTGHAEAILQKLGLPYRVMSLCTGDMGFGASKTHDLEVWVPAQGTYREISSISNCEAFQARRLQARFKNAQGKNELVHTLNGSGLAVGRALVAVLENFQNADGSVTVPEVLRPYMGGLERLSPA; from the coding sequence ATGCTTGACATCCTCCAACTCAGAAAAGACCTGGACGCCGTGGTGGCGCGCCTGGACACCCGCAAGTCGCCCCAGCCTTACCTGGACGTCGCCGCCTACCAGGCGCTGGAATCTGAGCGCAAGACGCTGCAGACCCGCACCGAGGCGCTGCAGAGGCAGCGCAACAGCCTGTCCAAGCAGATCGGCATGCTCAAAGGCAAAGGCCAGCACGCCGAGGCAGACGCGGTGATGGCGCAGGTGGGCGAGATGAAGGCCGAGCTGGAAAGCTCCGCCGCCCGGCTGGAAGTGATCCAGGCCGAGCTGCAGAACCTGCTGCTGGCCGTGCCCAACCTGCCGCACGAGAGCGTGCCGGTGGGCGCGGGCGAAGACGGCAACGTGGTGGTGCGCAGCTGGGGCACCCCGCGCACGTTCGACTTCGAAGTGCGGGACCACGTGGACATCGGCGAGAAGCTGGGCCTGGACTTCGACACCGGCGCCAAGCTGGCCGGCTCGCGCTTCACCTTCATGCGCGGCCCGATCGCCCGCCTGCACCGCGCGCTCGCCCAGTTCATGCTGGACGTGCAGACGCAGGAACACGGCTACACCGAGTGCTACACGCCCTACATCGTCAACGGCGAGACGCTGCGCGGCACCGGCCAGTTGCCCAAGTTCGAGGGCGACCTGTTTGCCGTGAAAAAGGGTGGGCAGGAGGGCGAAGAGATGCCCGACACCCAGGCGCTGTACCTGATCCCCACCAGCGAGGTGACGCTGACCAACGTGGTGCGCGACACCGTGTTGTCCGAGGCCGAGCTGCCGATCCGGATGACGGCCCACACGCCGTGTTTCCGCTCCGAAGCCGGCAGCGCCGGGCGCGACACGCGCGGCATGATCCGCCAGCACCAGTTCGACAAGGTCGAGATGGTGCAGATCGTGCACCCCGAGAAGAGCTACGAAGCGCTCGAAGCCATGACCGGCCACGCCGAGGCCATCCTGCAGAAGCTGGGCCTGCCCTACCGCGTGATGAGCCTGTGCACGGGCGACATGGGTTTTGGCGCCAGCAAGACCCACGACCTCGAAGTCTGGGTGCCGGCGCAGGGCACCTACCGTGAGATCAGCTCGATCTCCAACTGCGAGGCCTTCCAGGCCCGCCGCCTGCAGGCGCGCTTCAAGAACGCCCAGGGCAAGAACGAACTGGTGCACACGCTCAACGGCTCGGGCCTGGCCGTGGGCCGTGCGCTGGTGGCGGTGCTGGAGAACTTCCAGAACGCGGACGGCAGCGTGACGGTGCCCGAGGTGCTGCGGCCCTACATGGGCGGGCTGGAGCGGCTCTCGCCGGCCTGA
- the radC gene encoding RadC family protein produces the protein MNGLASTGLKSLPSDARPREKLLARGPSALSDAELLALLLRTGMAGKHVIQLAQELLDRFGGVGGLLHTGAEALKVIKGLGPAKRAEVVAVLELARRALAQELQQKPLFDSPKAVREYLQLQLGAKAHEVFAVLFLDSQNRLIALEELFRGTLTQTSVYPREVVLRALHHHAASVVLAHNHPSGEARPSRADEALTQTLKAALALVDVRVLDHFIVTRDQAASMAELGLI, from the coding sequence ATGAATGGCCTTGCCAGCACCGGACTCAAGAGCCTGCCGAGCGACGCGCGACCGCGCGAAAAACTGCTCGCACGCGGCCCCTCGGCCCTGAGCGATGCCGAGTTGCTGGCCCTGCTGCTGCGCACCGGCATGGCCGGCAAACACGTGATCCAGCTCGCCCAGGAGCTGCTCGACCGCTTCGGTGGCGTGGGCGGCCTGCTGCACACCGGCGCCGAAGCGCTGAAGGTGATCAAGGGCCTGGGGCCGGCCAAACGCGCCGAGGTGGTGGCGGTGCTGGAACTGGCTCGCCGGGCGCTGGCACAGGAGCTGCAGCAGAAGCCCTTGTTCGACAGCCCGAAAGCGGTGCGCGAGTACCTGCAACTGCAGCTGGGCGCCAAAGCGCACGAGGTGTTTGCTGTGCTGTTCCTCGACAGCCAGAACCGCCTGATCGCGCTCGAAGAGCTGTTTCGCGGCACCCTCACCCAGACCAGCGTGTACCCCAGGGAGGTGGTGCTTAGGGCCCTGCACCACCACGCGGCTTCGGTGGTGCTGGCGCACAACCACCCCAGCGGCGAAGCCCGCCCCTCGCGCGCCGACGAGGCGCTCACGCAGACGCTCAAGGCGGCACTGGCGCTGGTGGACGTGCGGGTGCTCGACCATTTCATCGTCACACGGGATCAAGCGGCGTCCATGGCAGAGCTCGGTCTGATTTGA
- a CDS encoding group II truncated hemoglobin → MNASESPVSPTTPFEWIGGEARVRALVDRFYDLMDIEPGYRELRAAHGSTLDDARQKLHWFLCGWLGGPSHYEERFGHPRLRMRHMPFAIGIVERDQWLACMDQAMGETGVPEDLRGRLKDSFFKTADWMRNTPA, encoded by the coding sequence ATGAACGCTTCTGAATCTCCCGTTTCCCCCACCACCCCGTTTGAATGGATCGGCGGCGAAGCCCGCGTGCGGGCGCTGGTGGACCGCTTCTACGACCTGATGGACATCGAGCCGGGTTACCGCGAACTGCGCGCCGCGCACGGCAGCACGCTGGACGACGCGCGGCAGAAGCTGCACTGGTTTTTGTGCGGCTGGCTGGGCGGCCCGTCGCACTACGAAGAGCGCTTCGGCCACCCGCGCCTGCGCATGCGCCACATGCCGTTTGCCATCGGCATCGTCGAGCGTGACCAGTGGCTGGCGTGCATGGACCAGGCGATGGGCGAGACCGGGGTGCCTGAGGATCTGAGGGGCCGGTTGAAAGACAGCTTCTTCAAGACCGCCGACTGGATGCGCAACACGCCTGCCTGA